DNA from Colletotrichum higginsianum IMI 349063 chromosome 7 map unlocalized unitig_7, whole genome shotgun sequence:
aacaaGCTTGCCGACTTGAACCTGAACGACCTGACGCTCGAGTTCCATCTCGAGACAGTTACACGATGGGCTTCCGAGTCGACGCGCAGCAGCATCGACACGTCGGGCAAGGTCTTCACCAGATCGGAATCCGGCGACCTGAGCGAGATTGGCATCGTCAAGCACCACGTTGCCCAGTCCAGCTCCAACCCGGTCTTGCCCTACCTACAGCGACGTGGCAAGGTCGTAGATTCTCGCACGACCCATCAGCTGCCAACCCCCGGACCGTCGACGAAAGCCAGGATCCGTATCCCTTGGAGTAACGAGCCGTATTCCCGTGTTTCGGGTGACTACAACCCGATTCACACCTCGCCGCTGTTTGCTCAGATTGCCGGGCTGCCCGGCACCATCACACACGGCATGTATtgctccgccgtcgtccgccaGACGTTGGAGAGACATGCAGCGGGAGGGCATCCCAGCCGCATTCGCCACTTCGGCGTCTCCTTTGTGGGCATGGTCCTGCCCTCCGACACGCTCAGCGTCTCTCTGCAGCACACGGGACTCCAGGACGGGCTGATGGTCTACGACATCAACGTGTTCAACGACGAGACCGGCCATCTCGTGCTCCACGGCTCGGCCCTCGTGGCTcagccgtcgacgaccatcCTCTTCACCGGCCAGGGCAGCCAGGAGAAGGGCATGGGGATGGACCTCTacgcctcgtcgcccgtgGCCCGCGCCATCTGGGACCGAGCCGACGCCTACTTCGTCTCGCAGTTTGGCCTCAGCATCCTGGAGATTGTGCGGACCAACCCGAAAAGAGCCACCGTCTACTTTGGCGGCGTCCGCGGCCGTCAGCTGCGGCACAACTACATCTCCATGTCCTACGAGGTGCCCGGCGGTGACcgggatggcggcggcggcggaggaggaaagcCCCAGAGGCGGCCTCTGTTCCCGACCATCACGGAGCAGTCGACGTCCTACACACACTCCTCCCCGCACGGCCTGCTCTTCGCGACGCAGTTCTCGCAGCCCGCGCTGACCATCATGGAGATGGCCGCGTTCAAGGACATGCAGGCCTCcggggtcgtcggcggcacgATCCAGTTCGCCGGCCATTCCCTCGGCGAGTACGCCGCCCTGGCTTCCGTCACCGACTTCATGCCCTTTGAGAGCCTGATGTACCTCGTCTTCTGCCGCGGCATGACCATGCAGGGCGCCGTCGAGAGGGACGAGATGGGGCGCAGCTCCTTTTCCATGGTCGCGGTAGATCCCAGTCGGGTCAGCAGCAGTAAGTGAAACCACGATATTGAGTGGCCAGTCTATACATGGGCTGTTCCGCCTTATTTTCTGTCTTGTGTTTGAATTTGTGACTAAATCTCCCAGTAGAATTCACCGAACATGGTCTCCGCGACCTCATCACTGCTATCCAGACACAGaccggcttcttcgtcgagaTCGTTAACCTCAACATCCGGAATGGCCAGTACGTATGCGCCGGTGACCTGCGAGCTTTGGACCTGCTGCAGCGGAGCTGCGACGCCATCAAGTCTCTGTCTTCTTCTCACACTGCCTCCGGCTATCTATCCATCGATGCACTTACAAGCATCGTGAGGGACAATGGTGCCGGCtacgccgacgtcgccccTCAACAGATCGAGTTGAAGCGCGGCGGCGCAACGGTGCCGCTGGCCGGCGTAGACGTGCCCTTCCACAGCTCCTTCTTGCGTTCGCGCATGGAGGCGTTCCGGCGGGTGCTGCAAGACAGCCTGAGCGCGGACCGGCTGAAGCCGTCGCTGCTCGTGGGGAGGTATATCCCAAACGTGACGGGGACGCCCTTCTCTTTGGAAAAGGGGTACATTGAGGAGGCATTCCGGGTGACCAACTCGGAGCCGCTCGGGGAGGTTCTGGGGAACTGGGGGGAGTGGATGAAGAGGGTGACGGATGAACGGGACACCATTGCGACTGTTGGTTAGGGTAATCAGGGAGTAGATTGAGTTGTGTTGCATTTTTGAAGTGTCTATAGTTGTTTTGAGCATTGCGAATAAACAAACGTATCTTCTGTTGCCCGTACTTGTTGCACGTTGAACATCACAATGCCAATGGCTTAAAACATGTACGACATATGACAACGAGTTTTTGTTTTGAAAGAACCATTCCATTCGGCCTCTTCTTTGTTCTTTCGGCTCATGTTGAAACGTATAATTGACCAAACAGCTTCCTCAAGACTACAAGAGGCTGCTTGTTCGGGTTTACCCTTTGTCACGAGGTAATTCATAAGGCGTTGATTAATGGCTGGAATGAACCGGCGTCGTTTTTTCGCGACACTCTTCTATCTTGGGCACAATCTATAGAATTTTATGGCCTTCGAAGTCGTGTAGCGTGAATCTTCCAACATTGTTTCACTCTCTCCGGTGTTTTAGGGGTCTAGACCTGGGGGCGGTGGAGTGATAAGAAGCTCCGTTTGTGCGATGAGATTCGTGGCGTCAGATCTGCTTACTGTTCTTACTAGCCTTCAAGAAACAGTAAGTCGGCTGCAGACCCCCAGGGCCATGTTTGCTTCCAAGAGATGACGTTTTTACCCGGCACACCAACGTCCAGTGTCAGGTTTGGCATATTTAAATATCATTGTGAAATCTGGGCTCGTTGTGTTCCAACATACCAGCAACTGAGTACCTTTCCAACCTACGGGGACATATCAACATGACGAACTTGATCGGCAACCTAACGAGTATCCTCGTATCTCGCGACCTCTTCTCGACTTCTTATTCTCCAACCGTTTCATGGAAAACACAGTTGTTTCTCGTTGGCCTCTTTGGATTTCTCTTTGCCAATGCGAAGAGCTTGCCTCTGGCTCACACCCTGCGCCTGCTGCCCTCTGTCTATCGACTCTTCTGGCCTCGACTCTTCAAGAAGCCCAAAAGGGAATCTCTCACGGCAGATAGCATACAGGAATCtgccatcaccgccgcctcccccaGCCTGTTCCGCTACGAAGTCGCCAACTACCGGGTCGCCccgctcgacctcgacgtcaacCTGCACAAGTCCAACAGCACGTTTTTCACCGACGCAGACATCAGCCGCGCGGCTCTGCTCACCAAAATCCTGTCGCCGGCGCTCGCGCGCCTCGGGCCCGCGGAtttcgtcctcgccgcggtGCAGTCCAGCTTCAAGCGCCCCGTCGCGCCCTGGCAGGCGTACCGGGTTTCGTCGAGGATCCTGGCCTGGGACGAGCGGTCGCTGTACCTCGTGACCTACTTCACGAAGCCCGGCACGGACGGGCTTCTCGCCGAGGTGGATCTTCGAGGAGGTccggccgccgtgctcgacgATAAGGTCCTGAGTAAAGGCGTGTTTGCGACGTTGGCCACCAAGTATGTGTTCAAGGCTGGCCGGACGACTGTGAGGCCGTTGGATGTCCTTGTGGAGGCTGGCTTGCTTCATCACGGGGAGGGACCTGGCCGGGGGGAGGCAGTGGGAATCTCTGAGATTCAGGAAGGGGTAGAGCGTGGTCTCGAGTATGTAAAGAGCGGCGTTGTTTGATAAGGCAACAGCCTGGAATCTGGAAGACTTCTGTGTGACGCCATATCAACGTTCACATTTTCGAATGAGAGAAAACATATGCTCAATTAATTCGAGTCTAATAGAAAACTAAACAAGAAACGCCGTCCTATTCTCCCCCTAATCTCTAACCACTTGAAGCAGCGTTCTCTTCGCTTTTACGCAAGTCTAAGAGTGAATTAATGGTTGTTTTCGCTTCCCCTCGAGAAGCGCAGTATGCCACCCACTTGTTCAGATCTTGAAACATCTGTTCTCTCTTTGTCTGAAAGTTCAAGTTGAATCTCCACCCTTCGATCACTCTGAAGGTGGTCCTGATACAATGGCCCTGGCCGCGGCTTTTGCAGGGGTACCTCTGCAAGGCTCCTCGTTGACACCGGGAGCAGATATCAATGTAACATTGCTCACAGTAGTCATATATCTCACTGATGACAATGGGACTCAGACAAATCGAGCAGGGCTTGGACCAGTCCCTCAAGAAAGAATGAAAGCCGGCGTGAGAAGTCAACGTCCTGTCCAATGACTCTCGGATCTCGTCTGGGATAACGTGGTGCTGGTCTCCGGCTCTTTGCAAAAACTGGTTGCAGAGGGCTTCATTGCCTAGCTTCGCTGCTAGGAATACTGGCTTAGAGAGCTTTCCTTCCCCAGCGAACGGGTTGCCTGCGTACTGAAGCAAATGCTGAACTACCTCGTTCTTGTGGTATGCGATGGCGACAGCGAAAGGACTTCTCCCGAAATTGTCCTCTTCATACAGTAAAGCCTGGTGGTCTTTGAGAAGAAGATCGACAACCTCGCTGTCG
Protein-coding regions in this window:
- a CDS encoding Capsule polysaccharide biosynthesis protein, with protein sequence MTNLIGNLTSILVSRDLFSTSYSPTVSWKTQLFLVGLFGFLFANAKSLPLAHTLRLLPSVYRLFWPRLFKKPKRESLTADSIQESAITAASPSLFRYEVANYRVAPLDLDVNLHKSNSTFFTDADISRAALLTKILSPALARLGPADFVLAAVQSSFKRPVAPWQAYRVSSRILAWDERSLYLVTYFTKPGTDGLLAEVDLRGGPAAVLDDKVLSKGVFATLATKYVFKAGRTTVRPLDVLVEAGLLHHGEGPGRGEAVGISEIQEGVERGLEYVKSGVV